TGCGCGATCGCCCAGGTCAGCGGCGCGAACAGGGCGAGCAGCGCGCCCGCGCGCAGCGCTGTCGCCCGGCGCAGCACGGCGGCCGGAGCGCCCATGCTGAGCAGCGCCTCGACCGTGTGGGCGCGGGCGTGCTTGGCCTCCAGCGCCGAGGTCAGCAGGGTCGCCGTCGTGCAGCCGAGGACCAGCACCGCGCCGAGCGCGGTGAGCGGTCCGTACGGGCGCTCGTCGCCCCCGTACAGCGCCGAGGCGGCGATCGCGGCGGACAGCACCGCGCAGACCACCCCGAGCGGGCGGCCGATCCGGCGTGCCTCGTCCATCAGCACCCGCCCCGCCAGCAGCCGTACGGCCCCGGGGCGCACGGCCTGCAACGCCCGCCCGCACAGGTGGGTCAGGCTCGGGCCCGCCATCGCCAGGCCGACCGCGGTGAGCGTCCACCCGATCAGGACCGCCACCGGGGTGGAGTCGTACCGTCCGGGCAGCGGGAACGCGTTCCCGGTCGCCCCCCGGGAGGCGACCGCCTCGACCGCGAGTCCGGCGGCGATCAACGCGACGCCCCAGGGGAGTCCGGCCGGAGCCGGCGCGGGCGCGGGCAGTTCCTCGGAGCCGAAGGCGTCCCGGGCCGGGTCGGGGCGCGTCCGCAGCGCCAGCGCGCTCGCCGTCGACGCTGCCACCGGCACGAGCGCCAGCAGCATCAGCGCGGCGGCCAGTGGCAGCGGACTGCCCGCGCCGAGGAACTCCGCGGCGCCCCCGTCGAACGGCATCCCGGTGAGATCGCCGCGCAGATGCAGGAAGAAGAGCAGCGCCACCATGGAGCCGAGCGTGGTGGAGACGGCCGTGGAGACCGCGGCCAGCGCGGACAGCCGGACCGGGCCGAGCCCCACGGAGGAGAGGCCCGGCCGGGGCCGGGTGCTCGGATCGGCACGGGCCACCGCCACGGCGAACTGCACGGTGGCGGCCAGCGGGACGAAGCACCACAGCAGCCGCAGCACCGAACCGGCGGAGGCGGGGTGCGCGGCGGCGTACCCGAGGGCGCACAGGAGGAGGAACCCGACGCCGGCCGAGGCGGCGGCCACCAGCAGCCGCCGGACCAGGACGAGGGGATGGGACCCGCGGGCTAGACGGAGAGCGAGCACGCCGCGCGGCCCTCCGCTTCCGGTTTCGCGGGCAGGGTGGCGGTGGCGACGCAGCGGCCGTCCAGCAGCGGGACGGTCCGGTCGGCGAGGGCCGCGACCTCGGCGTCGTGCGTGGCCAGCACGACGGTGATGCCGTGCGAGCGGGCCGCCGTGGTCAGGGTGCGCAGCACCTGGGTGCGGTCCGCGCGGTGCAGGGTCGCGGTGGGCTCGTCGGCGAAGATCACGGTCGGTGCGCCGCAGAGGGCGCGGGCCACGGAGATCCGCTGGCGCTGCGCCTGGAGGAGCGCGTGCGGCCGCTTCTTGGCGAAGGCGGCGATGTCCAGGCGCTCCAGCCACTCCCCGGCCGCCTTCCTGGCGGCCCGGTGCGGGACGCCGCGCAGCAGCAGGGGCAGCGCGGCGTTCTCCCAGACGGTCAGCTCCGGGACCAGCTCCGGATCGGAGGCGATCCAGCCGAAGCGCTCGCGGCGCAGCTGTTCGCGGACCCGGGGGGCCATGGTGTGGACGGGGACGCTGTTGAACCAGACCTCCCCCTCCTGGGGCACAAGCCGGCCCGAGAGGCAGTGCAGCAGCGTCGTCTTCCCGCTGCCGCGCGGGCCGGTCACGGCGAGGATCTCGGCGTCCCGGACGCCGATGGAGACACCGCCGAGACCGGGCGATCCGTTGTGGGAGTGGTGCAGGGAACGCGCCCAGATCACGTCGTTGTCCGGCGGGGCCACCATGGCGTACACCTCGGTTCAGGTCAGATTTCCCGTTCCCCCGTACGGGGGAACGAAGACGCGGCCGATCGGTCACTCGGCACCGTAGATAGTCGGACCGGTGCGGGCGCACAGCACGCGGCCCGGATACGTCCCTTCTCACTCGAAGGGGCGTATCCGGGCCGGTGAACCGTATGAAATGACCGCCGGTGGGCGATCAGCCGGGGATCCTGGTGCCGGTCAGAGCTTCGTCCAGGCCTCCGTGAGCACGGCCCGCAGGATGCCCTCGATCTCGTCGAACGTCGACTGGTCGGAGATCAGCGGCGGGGCGAGCTGGATGACCGGGTCGCCGCGGTCGTCGGCCCGGCAGTACAGGCCGTTCTCGTACAGCGCCTTGGAGAGGAAGCCGTAGAGGACGCGCTCGGTCTCCTCGTCGGTGAAGGTCTCCTTGGTGGCCTTGTCCTTCACCAGCTCGATGCCGTAGAAGTACCCGTTGCCCCGGACGTCGCCGACGATCGGCAGGTCGTGCAGCTTCTGCAGCGTCGTCAGGAACGCGTTCTCGTTGTCCAGGACGTGCTGGGTGAGGTTCTCGCGCTCGAAGATGTCGAGGTTGGCGAGGCCCACCGCGGCCGAGACCGGGTGGCCGCCGAAGGTGTAGCCGTGCAGGAAGGTGTTGCCGCCCTCGTAGAACGGCTCCGCGATCCGGTCCGAGACGATGCAGGCGCCGATCGGGGAGTAGCCCGAGGTCATGCCCTTCGCGCAGGTGATCATGTCCGGCACGTAGCCGAACTTGTCGCAGGCGAAGATGGTGCCGAGCCGGCCGAAGGCGCAGATGACCTCGTCGGAGACGAGCAGCACGTCGTACTTGTCGCAGATCTCGCGGACCCGCTGGAAGTAGCCGGGCGGCGGCGGGAAACAGCCGCCCGCGTTCTGCACGGGCTCCAGGAAGACGGCCGCGACGGTCTCGGGGCCCTCGAAGAGGATCTCCTGCTCGATCTGGTCGGCGGCCCAGCGGCCGAAGGCGACCGGGTCGTCGCCGAAGAGCGGGGCGCGGTAGATGTTGGTGTTCGGCACCTTGTGCGCGCCGGGGACCAGCGGCTCGAAGGGGGCCTTCAGGGCCGGCAGGCCGGTGATGGACAGCGCGCCCTGCGGGGTGCCGTGGTAGGCGACGGCACGCGAGATGACCTTGTACTTGGTCGGCTGGCCCTTGAGCTTGAAGTACTGCTTGGCCAGCTTCCAGGCGGTCTCGACGGCCTCGCCGCCACCGGTGGTGAAGAAGACCTTGTTGAGGTCGCCCGGGGCGTAGTCGGCGAGACGCTCGGCCAGCTCGACGGCCTTCGGGTGGGCGTAGGACCACACCGGGAAGAAGGCGAGCTCCTGGCCCTGCTTGTACGCCGTCTCGGCGAGCTCGTGACGACCGTGACCTGCGTTGACCACGAACAGGCCGGAGAGACCGTCCAGGTAGCGCTTGCCCTTGTCGTCGAAGATGTACGTTCCCTCGCCACGCACGATGGTGGGAACGGGCGCGTTCTCGTAGTCCGACATGCGGGTGAAGTGCATCCACAGGTGGTCGTACGCGGTTCGGCTGAGGTCCTTGCTCACGGCTATCGGGTTCCCCACATGTAGGTCTGCTTCTTGAGCTTGAGGTAAACAAAGCTCTCGGTGGAGCGCACTCCGGGAAGGGTCCGGATGCGTTTGTTGATCATCTCCAGCAGGTGGTCGTCGTCCTCGCAGACGATCTCCACCATCAGGTCGAAGGAGCCCGCGGTCATGACCACGTACTCGCACTCGGCCATGGCCGACAGGGCTTCGGCCACCGGATCGAGGTCGCCCTCGACATTGATGCCGACCATCGCCTGGCGCCGGAATCCCACGGTGAGCGGGTCCGTGACGGCGACGATCTGCATCACGCCCTGGTCGAGCAGCTTCTGGACGCGCTGGCGCACAGCCGCTTCGGAGAGGCCGACGGCCTTGCCGATCGCGGCGTACGGACGCCGTCCGTCCTCCTGGAGCTGCTCGATGATTGCGAGGGAGACGGCATCGACCGCCGACGGTGATCCGTTCCCTGTCCTGGAGTCTGCGCTGCGACTGGCCACGTACCCACCATGCACCGCTCCTCGTCTGTCTCGCAACCCCAGATCGATGAAATTCGTTGTCTGGGTGCCTGGATCTGACTGAATCCGAAGTTATGGGCGGGTGGGTATGTCGAAAGCGTCACCGGAACGATTAGGGTGGACATCTCACCCATCGGACAGCCGACAGGAGGGGTGGTTGTGACCACCGAGGTGCGCCGTCTGCGCAACTACATCAACGGAGAGTTCCGGGACGCCGCGGACGGGCGGACCATCGATGTGGTCAGCCCGGTGACGGAAGAGGTCTACGCAACCTCGCCGCTCTCCGGTCAGGCCGACGTCGATGCCGCCATGGAGGCCGCAGCGGCGGCCTTTCCCGCTTGGCGCGACACCACGCCCGCCGAACGCCAGAAGGCCCTGCTGAGGATCGCGGACGCGTTCGAGGAGCGGGCCGAGGACCTGATCGCCGCCGAGTCGGAGAACACCGGCAAGCCGATCGGCCTGACCCGCAGCGAAGAGATCCCGCCGATGGTGGACCAGATCCGCTTCTTCGCCGGGGCCGCGCGACTCCTCGAAGGCCGCTCGGCCGGCGAGTACATGGAGGGTCTGACCTCCATCGTCCGCCGCGAGCCGGTCGGCGTCTGCGCCCAGGTCGCGCCGTGGAACTACCCGATGATGATGGCCGTCTGGAAGTTCGCCCCGGCGCTCGCCGCGGGCAACACGGTCGTCATCAAGCCGTCCGACACCACCCCGGCGTCGACCGTGCTGATGGCCGAGATCATCGGGCAGATCCTGCCCAAGGGCGTCTTCAACGTCCTGTGCGGCGACCGGGACACCGGCCGCGCCATGGTCGAGCACCCGACCCCGGCGATGGCCTCCATCACCGGTTCCGTACGGGCGGGCATGCAGGTCGCCGAGTCCGCGGCCAAGGACGTCAAGCGCGTCCACCTGGAGCTCGGCGGCAAGGCGCCCGTCGTGGTCTTCGACGACGCCGACATCGCCAGGACCGTCGCGGGCGTCTCCGAGGCGGGCTTCTTCAACGCGGGCCAGGACTGTACGGCCGCCACCCGCGTCCTGGTCCACGAGTCGATCCACGACGAGTTCGTCACCGCGCTCGCCAAGGCCGCCGCCGACACGAAGACCGGGCAGCCGGACGACGAAGACGTGGCGTACGGCCCGCTCAACAACGCCAACCAGCTGAAGCAGGTCAGCGGCTTCATCGAGCGGCTGCCCGCCCACGCCAAGGTCGAGGCGGGCGGCCACCGGGTCGGCGACAAGGGCTACTTCTACGCCCCGACCGTCGTCTCCGGCCTGAAGCAGGACGACGAGATCATCCAGAACGAGGTCTTCGGACCCGTCATCACGGTCCAGTCCTTCACCGACGAGAAGCAGGCCGTCGCGTACGCCAACGGCGTCGACTACGCGCTCGCCTCCTCGGTCTGGACGACGAACCACTCCCGCGCCATGCGCATGTCCAAGAACCTCGACTTCGGCTGCGTGTGGATCAACACCCACATCCCGCTGGCCGCCGAGATGCCGCACGGCGGGTTCAAGAAGTCCGGCTACGGCAAGGACCTCTCCGCGTACGGCTTCGAGGACTACACCCGCATCAAGCACGTCATGACGTCCATCGAGGACTGATCCACGGATCGTCGTCGTGCCGTACGGCCCCGGGCTCCCGCCCGGGGCCGTTCCCGTGCCCGGGTCCGCTGGACAAGGTGTGCGGGGCGGGCCCGCCCCGCTGGACGCTTGGTCCATTGTCCGCGCGAGCGCCGACCGGCATTCTGCGCTGGTGCGAGCGATCCGGAAGAACCCCATGTCCCGCCGTTCCCTGCTGCGCGCCCTCGGGGCGGGAGCGGCCGGCGCCACCCTGGCCGGCTGCGGGGTGCCCGCGGCCTACGTCGAGCCCGGGGACCGGGCCGGACGCGACAGCTCCGCCACCGACCACTCCCTGCACTTCGCCAACTGGCCGCTCTACATCGACACCGACGACGACAACGAGTCGAAGCGGCCCACCCTGGAAGCCTTCTCGAAACGGACCGGGATCTCCGTCACGTACACCGAGGAGATCAACGACAACGACGAGTTCTTCGGGAAGATCAGTCCCGCGCTGATGAACCACCAGCAGACCGGCCGGGACCTCATCGTCATCAGCGACTGGATGGCCGCCCGCTTCGTCCGGCTCGGCTGGGTCCAGGAGATGGACCGCGCGAAACAGCCCAACGTCGCCAAGTACCTCGACCCCCAACTGCGCACCCCCGCCTTCGACGAGGGGCGCCGCCACAGCGTCCCCTGGCAGTCCGGGATCACCGGCATCGCCTACAACCGCAAGAAACTGGGCCGCGAGATCCGGTCCACGGGCGACCTGTGGGCCGACGACCTCCGGGGCCGGGTCACCCTGCTCTCCGGGCTCGACGAGTCGTTCGCACTGCTGATGCAGGGCAACGGCGTCGACATCACCCGATGGACGGCCGACGACTTCCACGAGATCTGCGAGCAGACACAGAAGCGGGTCCGCTCGAAGCACATCCGCCGCTTCACCGGCAACGACTACATCAAGGACCTCGCCACCGGCGACGTGCTCGCCTGCCAGGCGTACTCCGGAGACGTCATCCAACTCCAGGCCGACAACCCCGACATCGAGTTCGTCGTCCCCGAGGAGGGCGCCGAACTGTGGGCGGAGTCCCTGATGATCCCCAACCTCGCCCGCCACAAGCGCAACGCCGAGCGGCTGATCGACCACTACTACGACCCCGAGGTCGCCGCCGAACTCGCCGCCTGGGTCAACTACGTCTGCCCCGTGCCCGCCGCCCGGGACGTCCTGGCCTCCTCGAAGGACGAGGAGACGGCCGCGCTCGCCGAGGATCCGCTGATCTTCCCCGACGACGCGATGCGGAAGAGGCTCGCCATCGCCCGCGACATCACCTCCGAGGAACGGATGGACTTCGCCAAGAAGTGGAACTCCATCGTCGGCTTGTGAAGCCCTGGCAGGGGTGTCGTGAAGGGGCGGTAAACACGGGCGTACGCTGCGGACATGAGCGAGCGACACGCCCTCAAGCGGCGTATACGCGGGTGGTTGGTGTTCTTCATCGTCTGTCTGGTGCTGAGCGGGCTCACGGCTTTCCCTCTCGTCACCGAACTCCGCTGGGCCGAGGAGCTGCTGGGTGCCTCGGCCTCCCCGGTCCCCGAACACCTCCCGGGCCTGATGGAGTGGATCACCCGGGTCCGCGAAGGGCTCGACACCGTCGACCGCGAGCAGCCCTTCATGCTGTACGGCACCGACTGGCTGGCCTTCGCCCACCTGGTCATCGCCGTCGCCTTCTACGGCCCCTACCGCGACCCGGTCCGCAACATCTGGGTCATCGAGTTCGGCATGATCGCCTGCGCCGGGATCATCCCGCTCGCCCTGATCTGCGGGCCGATCCGCGACATCCCGTTCTGGTGGAGCCTGATCGACATGTCCTTCGGGGTCCTCGGCGTCATCCCGCTGCTGATCGTGCGCCGCATGATCAAGCGCCTGGAGGCACTGGAGCAGGCGGCCGGCGCGGCCCCGGCGCCCGTCCCGGCGAGCGCCTGAGCCGGCAACGGTCCGGGGTCAGGGCTTCCTGGCCACCACGCCGAACTGGGCGACCTCCGGCTCCCGCGGGTTCGTACGCCAGCGGGAGCAGGAGACGATCCCCGGCTCCAGGATCTCCAGACCGTCCAGGAAACCGGCGAACTCCTCCCTGCCGCGCGCGGTGATGGGCGGTGTGGCGTTCTCGTTCCAGAAGCGCATCGCCGCCTCGTTGCCCTCGCCGCCCAGCTCCAGCGTCGGGTGGGTCAGCACCAGGTGGCTGCCCGACGGCACGGCCGCCATCAGCGTCCGCACGATGGACCGCGCCTCGTCCGTGTCCAGCACGAAGTTCAGGATGCCGAGCATCATCACCGCGACCGGCCGCCCCAGGTCCAGGGTGGGCTCGGCGGCCTGCAGGATCTGCTCCGGGCGGTGCGCGTCCGCGTCGACGTACTCCGTCGCGCCCTCCAGCGAACTGGTCAGCAGGGCGCGGGCGTGGGCCAGCACGATCGGATCGTTGTCCACGTACACGATGCGCGCGTGCGGCGCGGTGTGCTGGGCGATCTCGTGGGTGTTGTTCCCGGTCGGCAGCCCGGTGCCGATGTCGAGGAACTGGTCGACGCCCACGTCGCCGGCCAGATGACGCACCGCCCGGCCCAGGAACGCCCGGTCCTCGCGCGCCACTTCACCGATGCTGGGGTACATCCCGGTGACCCGGTCGCCCACCGCCCGGTCCACCGGGTAGTTGTCCTTGCCGCCCAGCCAGTAGTTCCACACACGGGCGTTGTGCGCGACGTCGGAACGTATCCGGGCGGT
The nucleotide sequence above comes from Streptomyces sp. NBC_01116. Encoded proteins:
- a CDS encoding ABC transporter ATP-binding protein, producing MVAPPDNDVIWARSLHHSHNGSPGLGGVSIGVRDAEILAVTGPRGSGKTTLLHCLSGRLVPQEGEVWFNSVPVHTMAPRVREQLRRERFGWIASDPELVPELTVWENAALPLLLRGVPHRAARKAAGEWLERLDIAAFAKKRPHALLQAQRQRISVARALCGAPTVIFADEPTATLHRADRTQVLRTLTTAARSHGITVVLATHDAEVAALADRTVPLLDGRCVATATLPAKPEAEGRAACSLSV
- a CDS encoding aspartate aminotransferase family protein; translated protein: MGNPIAVSKDLSRTAYDHLWMHFTRMSDYENAPVPTIVRGEGTYIFDDKGKRYLDGLSGLFVVNAGHGRHELAETAYKQGQELAFFPVWSYAHPKAVELAERLADYAPGDLNKVFFTTGGGEAVETAWKLAKQYFKLKGQPTKYKVISRAVAYHGTPQGALSITGLPALKAPFEPLVPGAHKVPNTNIYRAPLFGDDPVAFGRWAADQIEQEILFEGPETVAAVFLEPVQNAGGCFPPPPGYFQRVREICDKYDVLLVSDEVICAFGRLGTIFACDKFGYVPDMITCAKGMTSGYSPIGACIVSDRIAEPFYEGGNTFLHGYTFGGHPVSAAVGLANLDIFERENLTQHVLDNENAFLTTLQKLHDLPIVGDVRGNGYFYGIELVKDKATKETFTDEETERVLYGFLSKALYENGLYCRADDRGDPVIQLAPPLISDQSTFDEIEGILRAVLTEAWTKL
- a CDS encoding Lrp/AsnC family transcriptional regulator; translated protein: MASRSADSRTGNGSPSAVDAVSLAIIEQLQEDGRRPYAAIGKAVGLSEAAVRQRVQKLLDQGVMQIVAVTDPLTVGFRRQAMVGINVEGDLDPVAEALSAMAECEYVVMTAGSFDLMVEIVCEDDDHLLEMINKRIRTLPGVRSTESFVYLKLKKQTYMWGTR
- a CDS encoding gamma-aminobutyraldehyde dehydrogenase — protein: MTTEVRRLRNYINGEFRDAADGRTIDVVSPVTEEVYATSPLSGQADVDAAMEAAAAAFPAWRDTTPAERQKALLRIADAFEERAEDLIAAESENTGKPIGLTRSEEIPPMVDQIRFFAGAARLLEGRSAGEYMEGLTSIVRREPVGVCAQVAPWNYPMMMAVWKFAPALAAGNTVVIKPSDTTPASTVLMAEIIGQILPKGVFNVLCGDRDTGRAMVEHPTPAMASITGSVRAGMQVAESAAKDVKRVHLELGGKAPVVVFDDADIARTVAGVSEAGFFNAGQDCTAATRVLVHESIHDEFVTALAKAAADTKTGQPDDEDVAYGPLNNANQLKQVSGFIERLPAHAKVEAGGHRVGDKGYFYAPTVVSGLKQDDEIIQNEVFGPVITVQSFTDEKQAVAYANGVDYALASSVWTTNHSRAMRMSKNLDFGCVWINTHIPLAAEMPHGGFKKSGYGKDLSAYGFEDYTRIKHVMTSIED
- a CDS encoding spermidine/putrescine ABC transporter substrate-binding protein, whose amino-acid sequence is MSRRSLLRALGAGAAGATLAGCGVPAAYVEPGDRAGRDSSATDHSLHFANWPLYIDTDDDNESKRPTLEAFSKRTGISVTYTEEINDNDEFFGKISPALMNHQQTGRDLIVISDWMAARFVRLGWVQEMDRAKQPNVAKYLDPQLRTPAFDEGRRHSVPWQSGITGIAYNRKKLGREIRSTGDLWADDLRGRVTLLSGLDESFALLMQGNGVDITRWTADDFHEICEQTQKRVRSKHIRRFTGNDYIKDLATGDVLACQAYSGDVIQLQADNPDIEFVVPEEGAELWAESLMIPNLARHKRNAERLIDHYYDPEVAAELAAWVNYVCPVPAARDVLASSKDEETAALAEDPLIFPDDAMRKRLAIARDITSEERMDFAKKWNSIVGL
- a CDS encoding SAM-dependent methyltransferase, with protein sequence MDPRPQAATARIRSDVAHNARVWNYWLGGKDNYPVDRAVGDRVTGMYPSIGEVAREDRAFLGRAVRHLAGDVGVDQFLDIGTGLPTGNNTHEIAQHTAPHARIVYVDNDPIVLAHARALLTSSLEGATEYVDADAHRPEQILQAAEPTLDLGRPVAVMMLGILNFVLDTDEARSIVRTLMAAVPSGSHLVLTHPTLELGGEGNEAAMRFWNENATPPITARGREEFAGFLDGLEILEPGIVSCSRWRTNPREPEVAQFGVVARKP